From the Manihot esculenta cultivar AM560-2 chromosome 3, M.esculenta_v8, whole genome shotgun sequence genome, one window contains:
- the LOC110611599 gene encoding probable disease resistance protein At4g27220: MELLGKVKEIAGPTVERIWNFEERRQALKRKVQELESMEIDINCQLKIKESLSGKKIKNEVENWLMNVERIKNEVKRTEQAVEESRWNRLMGEGMDKITEEVMELIEKGRFQGELVLDVHETGENLFIAAKVFSQVFQINKDKIWEYLTKDEVFSIGIYGMGGVGKTTLVTHIHNQLLESQNTFHHVYWITVSQDFNIYKLQNLIAKTIHLDLSNEDDEKKRAAKLSKALVLKQKVLLVLDDLWNHFSLEKLGIPVGVNQCRLIFTTRSLDVCRRMGCQQIIKVEPLSEKEAWTLFLEKLGETHHPEVNRIAKAIARECAGLPLAIVTMAGSLRGVDDACEWRNALRELEESKGTQGDMESEVFRILKFSYDRLIDSALQQSFLYCALYPEGHQIDRKELIEYLIVEGVIGRGSRQAEYDEGHTILNRLEKVCLLESVRELGRRCVKMHDLIRDMAIQIMKAKPLVKIKTSAQLSEMPDWGYWMADLVRISLMNNHIKEIPSGYSPKCPNLSTLLLCGNEQLRSIAGSFFEQLQGLKILDLSGTGIAELPKSVSNLVNLNALLLKFCYNLRHVPSVAKLRALRKLDLNISGLEELPEGMELLSNLRYLGLLRTKLKELPPGILPKLSSLQVLLLDPSLIVKGEEVASLRKLETLNCRFYDVAAELKPICSIFERSSSAFIDEPGQSYSCRGEDARLEEILIFFRRYGAIFILGMENLGKAIEVAASVVDYTLNFKEKKEVLERKWKQLESIEADIIIELESAENRSGKKRKNEVTNWLSNVALMKKEVQDIEEIAVQGGWSILLGRRVEKKTEEVKELIDQRNRFQGALVFDVQEDCGDRLLAPKLAGQAFQKNLSEIQECLMIDEVSILGIYGMGGVGKTALVMNIHNHLLLRRGNANVYWVSVSQDLNIYKLQSRIAKTIGFDLSNEDDEKKRAAKLSKALSKRAEFVLILDDLWIHFPLEKVGIPVGVNRCKLILTTRSLDVCWRMGCQKNFKVEPLSEKESWDLLKEKIGEAVSVEVKPIAKSIVRECAGLPLGIITVAGSMKGVNDVYEWRNALRELEESIVWQVDMESEVFRILKFSYNRLIDSALQQGFLYCALYPEDHKVRRAELIEYLIVEGVIGGGSREAEFDMGHTILNRLEKVCLLEGVVERGDRCVKMHDLVRDMAIHIMKVDPRVMVKAGKQLFEVPDWRNWAEDLVRISLMYNHIREIPSGYSPRCPQLSTLLLRGNNLRSIADSFFNQLHGLKVLDLSYTHIEQLPVSISLLMNLSALLLRGCNRLRHMPSLAQLTADMHYTKVKHVPQGMELLLNLEYLDLSDTEIEELPTGILLNLSSLQVLILDQVKAEEIASLRKLERLQCRVYNVGELNAYTTSTRTPNLIQYYLLVAQHKPPDNLLSRGSKVVYFDNCSISEGEDAVLLPKDVQCLDFYRCNIKRSSLCLKNATELRSFTIASCHGIECLFSSASSSSIFQSLEDLYVSDLKDLHFLFGREADMASPPAKFIPLSPPLGSFSLLKKFVVWGCPSIKKLFPPGLSSNLQNLEDISVHYCKNMGELIAMEEQLGSHKRKGILQCPFPKLQSFSLSNLPELKSIYSGKMICNSLRTIYVNSCLKLKRMPFSLMALDNDQPSPLPSLQNIKIFPQEWWDCVELDHHDAKSVLLPLCQFKQF, from the exons ATGGAGTTGTTGGGCAAAGTCAAGGAAATAGCTGGACCAACTGTGGAACGAATTTGGAACTTTGAGGAGAGAAGGCAAGCTCTCAAAAGAAAAGTGCAAGAGCTGGAAAGCATGGAGATTGACATAAACTGTCAACTTAAAATAAAGGAGTCATTATctggaaagaaaataaaaaatgaagttGAAAATTGGTTAATGAACGTAGAAAGGATAAAAAATGAAGTTAAGAGAACAGAACAGGCAGTGGAAGAAAGTAGATGGAATAGACTCATGGGAGAGGGCATGGATAAAATAACAGAAGAAGTGATGGAGCTCATTGAGAAAGGTAGGTTTCAAGGGGAGCTTGTGCTTGATGTACATGAGACAGGTGAGAATTTATTTATTGCAGCAAAAGTATTTAGTCAagtttttcaaataaataaggATAAGATTTGGGAATATTTAACGAAGGATGAGGTTTTCAGCATTGGCATATATGGGATGGGAGGAGTGGGTAAAACAACACTGGTGACACATATCCATAATCAGCTTCTAGAAAGTCAGAATACTTTTCATCATGTTTATTGGATTACTGTATCACaagatttcaatatttataagttGCAGAATCTTATTGCTAAAACTATACATTTGGATCTATCCAATGAAGATGATGAGAAGAAAAGGGCTGCAAAACTGTCAAAAGCTCTAGTCCTGAAACAAAAAGTTCTCCTTGTTCTAGATGATTTGTGGAATCATTTTAGTCTAGAGAAATTGGGTATACCAGTTGGAGTGAATCAATGCAGGTTGATTTTCACAACTCGTTCATTAGATGTATGCCGGAGGATGGGTTGCCAACAAATTATCAAAGTGGAGCCTCTTTCTGAAAAGGAAGCTTGGACCTTGTTCCTGGAGAAGCTAGGGGAAACACATCATCCAGAAGTTAACCGGATTGCGAAAGCCATTGCGAGAGAATGTGCTGGCTTGCCACTTGCAATTGTAACTATGGCAGGAAGCTTGAGGGGAGTGGATGATGCATGCGAGTGGAGGAATGCATTGCGGGAGTTAGAAGAATCAAAAGGTACACAAGGTGACATGGAATCTGAGGTGTTCCGAATATTGAAATTCAGCTATGATCGCTTAATTGATTCAGCTTTGCAACAAAGTTTCTTGTACTGTGCATTATATCCTGAAGGTCACCAGATCGACAGAAAGGAGTTGATAGAGTATTTGATTGTTGAGGGAGTGATAGGAAGAGGAAGTAGGCAAGCTGAATATGATGAGGGTCATACCATTCTCAATAGACTTGAAAAAGTTTGCTTGCTGGAAAGTGTTAGAGAATTGGGGAGAAGATGTGTGAAGATGCATGATTTGATTAGAGATATGGCCATCCAAATAATGAAAGCGAAACCATTAGTAAAGATTAAAACCAGTGCACAATTATCAGAAATGCCAGATTGGGGATATTGGATGGCCGATCTTGTGAGAATTTCATTAATGAATAACCACATAAAGGAAATTCCTTCTGGCTACTCACCGAAGTGTCCCAATCTTTCAACCTTGTTGTTGTGTGGAAATGAGCAATTGAGATCAATTGCTGGTTCTTTTTTTGAGCAACTGCAGGGGCTCAAAATTCTTGATCTTTCTGGCACAGGTATAGCAGAATTGCCCAAATCGGTCTCTAACCTAGTTAATCTCAATGCATTATTACTTAAATTTTGTTACAATCTAAGGCATGTGCCGTCAGTAGCAAAGCTTAGGGCATTGAGGAAGTTGGATCTTAATATTAGTGGACTTGAAGAATTGCCTGAAGGCATGGAATTGCTGTCCAATCTCAGGTATCTGGGTCTCCTTCGCACTAAACTGAAGGAGTTACCACCTGGGATATTACCTAAGCTTTCTAGTCTGCAAGTCCTACTACTTGACCCATCATTAATAGTTAAAGGAGAGGAAGTAGCATCATTGAGGAAGTTGGAAACTTTAAACTGCCGTTTTTATGATGTTGCTGCTGAGTTGAAACCCATATGTTCAATATTTGAAAGATCATCTTCGGCTTTCATTGATGAACCAGGTCAGAGTTA CAGCTGCAGAGGAGAAGATGCTCGACTTGAAGAAATTCTTATCTTCTTCAGAAG ATATGgtgctatttttattttaggcATGGAGAATCTGGGAAAAGCCATAGAAGTAGCTGCTTCAGTGGTGGATTATACTCTAAATTTCAAGGAAAAGAAGGAGGTTCTTGAAAGAAAGTGGAAACAACTGGAAAGCATTGAAGCTGACATAATTATAGAACTAGAAAGTGCAGAAAATAGGTCTGGTAAGAAACGAAAGAATGAAGTTACAAATTGGCTGAGTAATGTAGCATTGATGAAAAAAGAAGTTCAGGACATAGAAGAGATAGCAGTGCAAGGCGGATGGAGCATACTGTTAGGAAGGCGTGTAGAGAAAAAGACTGAAGAAGTGAAAGAGCTTATTGATCAGAGGAATAGATTTCAAGGAGCACTTGTATTTGATGTGCAAGAGGATTGTGGAGATCGATTGCTAGCCCCAAAATTAGCGGGGCAAGCATTTCAAAAGAATCTTAGTGAGATTCAGGAATGTTTAATGATAGACGAGGTCTCCATCCTTGGCATTTATGGGATGGGAGGCGTTGGTAAAACAGCACTGGTAATGAATATTCATAACCATCTTCTACTAAGAAGGGGAAATGCAAATGTTTATTGGGTTTCTGTATCACAAGACTTGAACATTTATAAATTGCAGAGCCGTATTGCCAAAACTATTGGTTTTGATCTTTCCAATGAAGacgatgaaaagaaaagagctGCAAAACTGTCGAAAGCTTTGAGTAAGAGAGCAGAATTTGTTCTTATTCTTGATGATTTGTGGATCCATTTTCCTCTGGAGAAAGTAGGGATACCTGTCGGTGTGAATAGATGCAAGTTGATTCTTACAACTCGTTCATTAGATGTTTGTTGGAGGATGGGTTGCCAAAAAAATTTCAAAGTGGAGCCTCTTTCCGAAAAAGAATCCTGGGACTTGCTCAAGGAGAAAATAGGTGAAGCAGTTTCAGTAGAAGTTAAACCAATTGCAAAATCTATTGTGAGGGAATGTGCTGGTTTGCCACTCGGAATTATAACAGTAGCAGGAAGCATGAAGGGAGTGAATGATGTTTATGAATGGCGAAATGCATTGAGGGAACTGGAAGAATCAATAGTTTGGCAAGTTGACATGGAATCTGAGGTGTTCAGAATATTGAAATTTAGTTACAATCGGTTGATTGATTCAGCTTTGCAACAGGGTTTCTTGTACTGTGCATTATATCCGGAAGATCATAAGGTCAGAAGAGCTGAGTTGATAGAGTATTTGATTGTCGAGGGAGTAATAGGAGGAGGAAGCAGGGAAGCAGAATTTGATATGGGTCATACCATATTAAATAGACTTGAAAAGGTATGCTTGTTGGAGGGTGTTGTGGAACGGGGAGACAGATGTGTGAAGATGCATGACTTGGTTAGAGATATGGCCATCCATATAATGAAAGTGGATCCACGAGTAATGGTTAAAGCAGGTAAACAGCTTTTTGAAGTGCCAGATTGGAGGAATTGGGCAGAGGATCTTGTGAGAATTTCATTAATGTATAACCACATAAGGGAAATTCCTTCTGGCTATTCACCAAGGTGTCCCCAGCTTTCAACCTTATTATTGCGTGGCAATAATTTGAGATCAATTGCAGATTCTTTTTTCAATCAATTGCATGGGCTCAAGGTTCTGGATCTTTCTTATACCCACATTGAACAATTGCCAGTTTCCATCTCTCTTTTGATGAATCTAAGTGCCTTGTTGCTCAGAGGGTGCAACAGGCTAAGGCACATGCCATCATTGGCACAACTTACAGCGGATATGCATTATACAAAAGTTAAACATGTGCCTCAAGGCATGGAATTGCTTTTGAATCTCGAGTATCTGGATCTCAGTGACACAGAAATAGAGGAGTTACCAACTGGAATATTACTGAATCTTTCCTCTCTGCAAGTCCTCATACTTGACCAAGTTAAAGCAGAGGAAATAGCATCCTTGAGGAAGTTGGAAAGATTGCAATGTCGTGTCTATAACGTTGGTGAGCTGAATGCATACACAACTTCAACACGTACGCCCAATCTAATCCAATACTATCTGCTAGTAGCTCAACATAAGCCCCCAGACAACTTGTTATCACGAGGTTCGAAAGTTGTATATTTTGATAATTGCAGTATCAGTGAAGGTGAAGATGCTGTACTTCTCCCAAAAGATGTCCAGTGTCTGGATTTTTATCGTTGCAACATCAAAAGAAGCAGCTTATGCTTGAAAAATGCAACTGAACTAAGATCTTTCACAATAGCGTCTTGTCATGGGATAGAATGTTTGTTCTCGTCAGCCTCCTCTTCATCTATATTTCAAAGCCTTGAGGATTTGTATGTTAGCGATTTAAAGGACTTGCATTTCCTCTTTGGTAGAGAAGCAGATATGGCATCGCCACCAGCAAAATTTATACCACTGTCACCACCACTAGGTAGCTTTTCCCTTCTGAAGAAATTTGTAGTGTGGGGATGTCCAAGTATAAAGAAGCTGTTCCCTCCTGGCTTGTCTTCAAACCTTCAAAACCTGGAAGACATCTCTGTTCATTATTGTAAAAATATGGGGGAGCTGATAGCAATGGAAGAGCAACTAGGAAGCCATAAAAGAAAGGGCATTCTTCAATGCCCTTTCCCAAAATTGCAGTCTTTTAGTTTGAGTAATTTACCAGAGCTAAAGAGCATTTATAGTGGAAAAATGATTTGCAATTCTCTGCGTACAATTTATGTAAACAGTTGCCTGAAGTTAAAGAGGATGCCGTTCTCTCTTATGGCGCTGGACAATGACCAACCGTCTCCTCTTCCTTCTCTCCAGAACATCAAAATATTTCCCCAAGAATGGTGGGATTGTGTTGAATTGGACCATCATGATGCCAAGAGTGTCCTCTTGCCCCTTTGTCAGTTCAAGCAATTCTGA
- the LOC110611954 gene encoding PAP-specific phosphatase HAL2-like translates to MENGNKYAKELDVAVRVVHMACSLCQRVQEGLVTASRNQVKSKEDDSLVTVADWSVQATVSWVLSESFRDQSVSIVAEEDVKTLSKADSAGLLAMVTNTVNQILAEASKYGLECPKEALGGAQILDAIGRCNSKGGPVGRHWVLDPVDGTLGFVRGDQYAIALALIEEGEVVIGVLGCPNYPMKKELLNHRHQYHQSIPKLSSPTFDAREKGCVMYAQRGSGKAWMQPLIPVNKKFEWSNSAQLIRVSSIDDPELATFCEPVEKANSNHSFTAGVAHSMGVIKQPLRVHSMVKYAAIARGDAEIFMKFASCGYKEKIWDHAAGVVIVEEAGGVVTDAGGRCLNFSKGVYLEGLDRGIVACSGASLHDKLIGAVYASWDSSHL, encoded by the exons ATGGAAAATGGGAACAAGTACGCTAAGGAATTGGATGTGGCAGTTAGAGTTGTTCATATGGCTTGTTCTCTTTGTCAAAGAGTGCAAGAGGGGCTGGTTACTGCGAGTCGTAACCAGGTTAAGTCTAAGGAGGATGATTCTCTGGTTACCGTTGCAG ATTGGAGTGTTCAAGCAACTGTTAGCTGGGTACTTTCAGAATCTTTTAGAGATCAAAGTGTATCCATCGTTGCTGAAGAAGATGTTAAAACTCTCTCAAAAGCAGACTCAGCAGGCTTACTGGCAATGGTCACAAACACTGTGAATCAAATCTTAGCTGAAGCATCAAAATATGGTCTTGAGTGTCCCAAGGAGGCCCTTGGAGGTGCACAAATTCTGGATGCTATTGGTCGATGCAACTCAAAGGGGGGTCCTGTTGGAAGGCATTGGGTACTTGATCCTGTTGATGGAACCTTAGGATTTGTGCGTGGAGATCAGTATGCTATAGCTCTCGCATTGATTGAAGAAGGAGAAGTGGTGATTGGAGTTCTTGGATGTCCAAATTACCCTATGAAGAAAGAATTGCTGAATCATCGTCATCAGTATCATCAGAGCATACCAAAATTATCTTCACCTACCTTTGATGCACGGGAGAAAGGATGTGTGATGTATGCACAGCGGGGCAGCGGCAAAGCATGGATGCAGCCATTAATCCCAGTAAATAAGAAATTTGAATGGTCAAATTCTGCACAACTCATACGGGTTTCTTCCATTGATGATCCTGAGCTGGCAACCTTCTGTGAACCTGTGGAGAAAGCTAATTCAAATCATTCCTTCACAGCTGGTGTTGCTCACAGCATGGGGGTTAT AAAACAACCCCTACGTGTTCATAGCATGGTCAAGTATGCAGCCATTGCTCGAGGAGATGCTgagatttttatgaaatttgcgTCGTGTGGGTACAAAGAGAAGATATGGGATCATGCTGCTGGTGTTGTAATTGTGGAAGAAGCTGGTGGTGTGGTAACTGATGCTGGAGGAAGGTGCCTAAACTTTTCAAAGGGGGTATATTTGGAGGGTCTTGATCGAGGTATAGTAGCTTGCTCTGGGGCCTCACTGCATGATAAACTCATTGGAGCTGTTTATGCTAGCTGGGACTCTTCTCATCTATGA
- the LOC122723186 gene encoding uncharacterized protein LOC122723186, with protein MVCMCFMVDQRRKMRGRKPVAGSCSRCSRGASVADMRTYTRFCYVPFYWKSWKAIICTFCGAVLKSYK; from the coding sequence ATGGTTTGTATGTGTTTCATGGTGGACCAAAGAAGGAAGATGAGGGGAAGGAAGCCGGTGGCCGGATCATGTTCGCGGTGCAGCAGGGGAGCTAGCGTGGCTGACATGAGAACTTACACAAGGTTCTGTTATGTTCCATTTTACTGGAAATCTTGGAAAGCTATCATTTGTACATTTTGTGGAGCTGTTCTTAAATCTTACAAATAG